A region of Leclercia adecarboxylata DNA encodes the following proteins:
- a CDS encoding methyl-accepting chemotaxis protein, protein MNLMQIFRRITPRQFGLLAGIFCIIGLFSALQISSSVLLSVSLRDAQRNEQRNQMAYLQQAKVDQARISLLAASDLLNRAGVYFMQDKETGSDGSWHSLMDEAQQALRDSQQAWQAWQAMSPPRDEALLNSYQLFFDAIREQADGLVNGQSIDAFFAVPAQAFQADFNDNYARYQQASAQRATEGRQLLTASLSKLQSLFLLAPVVLLAIAVAVWFAMSRWVIVPLRRLIAHINLLAAGDLSAPAPTVKRFNREIAQLGDSVDTLQQGLQQLVTQVSEATTSMVSNIGSLAQGNQDLYHQSARQAQELQEVTAHIAALETHVEGNSGYARLASSRADEAREMAAGGDRMMETVNASMAAIVERSSEMRGIVAIIDNVAFQTNILALNAAIEAAHAGNQGRGFAVVAREVGLLARKSSHSTQTIQELINHSLQGIEDGSKAVTRLEDNLQQVIGLVGNLCSLLNEISVATLSQGDSIHRMTNQLQALNQVARQTDALVNTASEASQRLHDESGLLLQAVSRFRLPA, encoded by the coding sequence ATGAACTTAATGCAAATTTTTCGTCGCATTACTCCCCGGCAGTTTGGTTTGCTTGCGGGGATCTTCTGCATCATCGGGCTCTTTTCCGCGCTGCAAATCTCTTCATCGGTCTTACTTTCCGTCTCCCTGCGCGATGCTCAGCGCAATGAACAGCGTAACCAGATGGCTTATCTGCAACAGGCGAAGGTGGATCAGGCGCGCATCTCCCTGCTGGCGGCAAGCGATCTGCTTAACCGGGCGGGGGTTTACTTTATGCAGGATAAAGAGACCGGTTCGGACGGAAGCTGGCACAGCCTGATGGACGAGGCGCAACAGGCGTTACGCGATTCACAGCAGGCCTGGCAGGCGTGGCAGGCGATGAGTCCGCCGCGGGATGAGGCGCTGCTTAACAGCTACCAACTCTTTTTCGATGCCATCCGCGAACAGGCCGACGGGCTGGTGAACGGCCAGTCGATTGATGCCTTTTTTGCCGTGCCCGCCCAGGCGTTTCAGGCGGATTTTAATGACAACTATGCCCGCTATCAGCAGGCCAGCGCCCAGCGCGCAACCGAGGGGCGGCAGCTGCTGACCGCCAGTCTTTCGAAGCTGCAATCGCTGTTTTTACTGGCTCCGGTGGTGCTGCTGGCTATCGCAGTGGCGGTGTGGTTTGCGATGTCCCGCTGGGTGATCGTCCCGCTGCGTCGGCTGATCGCCCATATCAATCTGCTGGCGGCGGGGGATCTCTCTGCGCCTGCACCCACTGTTAAACGTTTTAACCGCGAGATTGCGCAGCTTGGCGACAGCGTGGATACCCTGCAGCAGGGGCTGCAGCAGCTGGTGACCCAGGTCAGCGAGGCCACTACCTCAATGGTGAGCAATATTGGCTCGCTGGCGCAGGGGAATCAGGATCTGTATCACCAGTCGGCGCGTCAGGCGCAGGAGCTGCAAGAGGTCACGGCGCATATTGCCGCGCTGGAAACGCACGTCGAGGGGAACAGCGGCTATGCCAGACTGGCCAGCTCGCGGGCGGACGAAGCCCGGGAGATGGCGGCAGGCGGCGACCGGATGATGGAGACGGTTAATGCCTCAATGGCGGCAATCGTGGAGCGCTCCTCGGAGATGCGCGGCATCGTGGCGATCATCGATAACGTGGCCTTCCAGACCAACATTCTGGCGCTGAACGCGGCCATCGAAGCGGCCCATGCCGGTAATCAGGGACGCGGCTTTGCCGTGGTGGCGCGGGAAGTGGGCCTGCTGGCGCGCAAAAGCAGCCATTCGACCCAGACTATCCAGGAGCTGATCAACCACTCGTTGCAGGGCATTGAGGATGGCTCGAAAGCGGTCACCCGGCTGGAGGATAACCTGCAGCAGGTGATTGGTCTGGTGGGTAATCTCTGCAGCCTGCTGAATGAGATCTCCGTTGCCACCCTTAGCCAGGGCGACAGCATTCACCGTATGACCAATCAGCTGCAGGCGCTGAATCAGGTGGCTCGCCAGACCGATGCGCTGGTGAATACCGCCTCAGAGGCCTCTCAGCGGCTGCATGATGAGTCCGGTCTGCTGTTGCAGGCCGTCTCGCGGTTCCGACTTCCTGCCTGA
- a CDS encoding tagaturonate reductase, with protein MNTLNRRDFPGALYPERIIQFGEGNFLRAFIDWQIDLLNEHTDLNAGIAIVRPIKSDFPPSLSTQDGLYTTIIRGLNEQGEAVSDARLIRSVNREISVYDQYDEFLKLAHNPEMRFVFSNTTEAGISYHAGDKFEDAPAVSYPAKLTRLLFERFSHFNGAADKGWAIVPCELIDYNGDALRELVLRYAQEWALPAAFTQWLNDANTFCSTLVDRIVTGYPRDEVAELEASLGYHDAFLDTAEHFYLFVIQGPKSLAQELRLDKLALNVLIVDDIKPYKERKVAILNGAHTALVPVAFQAGLDTVGEAMNDTEICAFIEKAIHEEIIPVLDLPRDELASFASAVTGRFRNPYIKHQLLSIALNGMTKYRTRILPQLLAGQQATGKLPARLTFALAALIAFYRAERNGESYPVQDDAQWLTRFQQLWTRHHDQQIDTTELVTAVLSVSEHWEQDLTQVNGLVDQVARDLDAILLQGMRAAVKPLC; from the coding sequence GTGAACACACTGAACCGTCGTGATTTCCCCGGTGCTCTCTATCCTGAACGTATCATCCAGTTTGGTGAGGGCAACTTCCTGCGCGCGTTTATTGACTGGCAAATCGACCTGCTCAACGAGCATACCGATCTGAACGCCGGTATTGCGATTGTCCGCCCGATTAAAAGCGACTTCCCGCCTTCACTGAGCACCCAGGACGGCCTCTATACCACCATCATTCGTGGCCTGAACGAGCAGGGCGAAGCGGTCAGCGACGCGCGCCTGATCCGCTCGGTTAACCGTGAAATCAGCGTCTACGACCAGTACGATGAATTCCTGAAGCTGGCGCACAACCCGGAAATGCGCTTTGTCTTCTCGAACACCACGGAAGCGGGGATTAGTTATCACGCCGGGGATAAGTTTGAGGATGCGCCAGCGGTCAGCTATCCGGCGAAACTGACCCGCCTGCTGTTCGAACGTTTCAGCCATTTCAACGGTGCTGCCGATAAAGGCTGGGCGATCGTGCCGTGCGAACTCATTGACTATAACGGTGACGCCCTGCGTGAACTGGTGCTGCGCTATGCCCAGGAGTGGGCGCTGCCTGCGGCCTTTACCCAGTGGCTGAACGATGCCAACACCTTCTGCTCCACCCTGGTTGACCGTATCGTCACCGGTTATCCGCGCGACGAAGTGGCGGAGCTTGAAGCCTCCCTTGGCTATCACGATGCCTTCCTCGATACCGCCGAGCATTTCTATCTGTTTGTGATCCAGGGGCCAAAATCGCTGGCGCAGGAACTGCGTCTCGACAAGCTGGCGCTGAACGTGCTGATTGTGGATGACATCAAGCCGTACAAAGAGCGTAAAGTGGCGATCCTCAACGGGGCGCATACCGCGCTGGTGCCGGTGGCGTTCCAGGCCGGACTGGATACCGTGGGCGAGGCGATGAACGACACGGAGATCTGCGCCTTTATCGAAAAAGCGATTCACGAAGAGATCATCCCGGTGCTGGATCTGCCGCGCGATGAGCTGGCCTCGTTTGCCAGCGCGGTAACGGGCCGCTTCCGCAATCCGTATATCAAGCATCAGTTGCTGTCGATTGCCCTCAACGGCATGACCAAGTACCGCACCCGCATCCTGCCGCAGCTTCTGGCAGGGCAGCAGGCTACCGGCAAACTCCCGGCGCGTCTGACGTTTGCCCTGGCGGCGCTGATTGCCTTCTACCGCGCGGAACGTAACGGCGAGAGCTACCCGGTGCAGGACGACGCGCAATGGTTAACCCGTTTCCAGCAGCTGTGGACCCGGCATCACGACCAGCAGATCGATACCACGGAGCTGGTGACGGCGGTGCTGAGCGTCAGCGAGCACTGGGAGCAGGACCTGACCCAGGTGAACGGGCTGGTAGACCAGGTTGCCCGCGATCTGGATGCCATTCTGCTGCAGGGCATGCGTGCCGCCGTAAAACCGCTGTGCTAA
- a CDS encoding GNAT family N-acetyltransferase — protein MSSPAVQIFSREDILAHLPQLADILHSCVTGGASVSFMLPYSHEKASVFWQGVADSVGRGERTVLVSTNAQGELTGTVQLIVDQPENQPHRADVAKLLVHQNARRCGDAGRLMQALEVVAREQGKTVLVLDTATGSGAETFYQRAGWQKVGEIPRYALMPDGEMTATSVFYKFL, from the coding sequence ATGTCATCACCTGCAGTCCAGATTTTTTCGCGCGAGGACATTCTCGCGCATCTCCCTCAGTTAGCCGACATCCTTCACAGCTGCGTGACCGGCGGGGCCTCGGTGAGCTTTATGCTGCCTTACAGCCATGAGAAGGCCAGCGTATTCTGGCAAGGCGTGGCTGACAGCGTCGGGCGCGGAGAACGTACCGTCCTGGTGTCGACCAACGCCCAGGGCGAGCTGACCGGCACCGTACAGCTGATCGTCGATCAACCTGAAAATCAGCCGCACAGGGCGGACGTCGCCAAACTGCTGGTTCACCAGAATGCGCGCCGCTGCGGTGATGCAGGCCGCCTGATGCAGGCCCTGGAAGTCGTCGCCCGCGAGCAGGGCAAAACCGTGCTGGTGCTGGACACCGCCACCGGCAGCGGGGCGGAGACCTTCTATCAGCGGGCAGGCTGGCAGAAAGTGGGCGAGATCCCGCGCTACGCCCTGATGCCGGATGGCGAGATGACGGCGACCTCAGTGTTCTACAAGTTCTTATAG
- the glsB gene encoding glutaminase B gives MAANITNQMLDAILAQVRPLLGKGKVADYIPALASVNGNKLGIAISTVDGQHFQAGDATERFSIQSISKVLSLVAAMRQYDEDEIWQRVGKDPSGQPFNSLLQLEIEQGKPRNPFINAGALVVCDMLQSRLSAPRQRMLEIVRQLSGVSDIGYDAAVARSEFEHSARNAAIAWLMKSFGNFHNDVPTVLQNYFHYCALKMNCVELANTFLFLAAQGYAPHLSEPVVTPMQARQVNALMATSGMYQNAGEFAWRVGLPAKSGVGGGVVAIVPHEMAIAVWSPELDETGNSLAGVAVLEHLTQQLGRSVY, from the coding sequence ATGGCTGCGAACATCACTAATCAGATGCTGGACGCCATTCTGGCGCAAGTACGTCCTCTGTTGGGCAAGGGCAAAGTGGCCGATTACATCCCGGCGCTGGCCTCGGTCAACGGCAACAAACTCGGGATTGCCATCAGCACCGTGGACGGACAACACTTTCAGGCCGGGGATGCCACAGAGCGTTTCTCCATCCAGTCGATTTCCAAAGTCCTGAGCCTGGTGGCGGCCATGCGCCAGTATGACGAGGACGAGATCTGGCAGCGGGTCGGGAAAGATCCCTCCGGGCAGCCGTTCAACTCCCTGCTGCAGCTGGAGATCGAACAGGGCAAACCGCGTAACCCGTTCATCAACGCCGGGGCGCTGGTGGTATGCGACATGCTGCAAAGCCGTCTGAGCGCACCGCGCCAGCGGATGCTGGAGATCGTGCGCCAGCTCTCTGGGGTGAGTGATATCGGCTACGATGCCGCTGTTGCCCGGTCCGAATTCGAACACTCGGCGCGCAATGCGGCGATCGCCTGGCTGATGAAGTCGTTCGGTAATTTCCATAACGACGTGCCGACGGTCCTGCAAAACTACTTCCACTATTGCGCCCTGAAGATGAACTGTGTCGAGCTGGCGAACACCTTTCTGTTTCTGGCCGCCCAGGGTTATGCCCCGCATCTGTCTGAGCCCGTCGTGACGCCGATGCAGGCCCGGCAGGTCAATGCCCTGATGGCGACGAGCGGAATGTATCAGAACGCCGGTGAGTTCGCCTGGCGGGTGGGGTTGCCGGCTAAATCGGGGGTCGGCGGCGGGGTGGTGGCGATTGTCCCTCACGAGATGGCGATTGCGGTCTGGAGCCCGGAGCTGGACGAAACGGGGAACTCCCTGGCGGGTGTGGCGGTGCTGGAACATCTCACCCAGCAGCTGGGACGTTCGGTCTATTAA
- the sad gene encoding succinate-semialdehyde dehydrogenase — translation MTTSSATHALSINPTNGETLASWPWATVTDVERALAQSDAAFRQWRSVPVEARAQKLSDLGAALRNRGEEMAQMITREMGKPIAQARGEVAKSAGLCDWYAEHGPAMLSTEATQVADALIEYRPLGPVLAVMPWNFPLWQVLRGAVPIILAGNSYLLKHAPNVLGAANLIEAIFTDAGFPQGVFGQLNATNDGVSQMIADPRIAAVTVTGSLRAGAAIGAQAGAALKKCVLELGGSDPFIVLNDADLDLAVKAAVTGRYQNTGQVCAAAKRFIVEAGIADEFTRRFVAATAALKMGAPDNEENYLGPMARFDLRDELHQQVQATLAEGATLLLGGEKVAGAGNYYAPTVLGNVTPNMTAFRQEMFGPVAAITVATDADHALALANDSDFGLSATVFSASQEAADRFARQLECGGVFINGYSASDARVAFGGVKKSGFGRELSHFGLHEFCNVQTVWKDRV, via the coding sequence ATGACGACTTCATCTGCGACCCATGCCCTGTCCATTAATCCGACTAACGGCGAAACCCTGGCTTCCTGGCCTTGGGCCACCGTGACCGACGTTGAACGTGCGCTTGCCCAAAGCGATGCCGCGTTTCGCCAGTGGCGCAGCGTGCCTGTAGAGGCCCGTGCGCAAAAATTAAGCGATCTGGGTGCAGCCCTGCGCAACCGTGGCGAAGAGATGGCGCAGATGATCACCCGTGAGATGGGCAAACCCATCGCCCAGGCGCGCGGGGAGGTGGCGAAATCCGCCGGTCTTTGCGACTGGTATGCCGAACATGGCCCGGCGATGCTGAGCACCGAAGCAACCCAGGTGGCTGACGCGTTGATTGAATATCGCCCGCTGGGCCCGGTGCTGGCAGTGATGCCGTGGAACTTCCCGCTCTGGCAGGTGCTGCGCGGCGCGGTGCCGATTATCCTGGCAGGCAACAGCTATCTGCTGAAGCACGCCCCGAACGTGCTGGGTGCCGCTAACCTGATTGAAGCTATTTTTACCGATGCCGGATTCCCGCAGGGGGTGTTTGGTCAGCTAAATGCCACCAACGACGGGGTAAGCCAGATGATTGCCGATCCGCGCATTGCGGCTGTCACCGTGACCGGCAGCCTGCGCGCCGGGGCGGCGATTGGTGCTCAGGCCGGGGCCGCGCTGAAGAAATGCGTCCTCGAGCTGGGCGGTTCCGATCCCTTTATTGTCCTTAACGATGCCGATCTGGATCTGGCGGTGAAAGCAGCGGTGACAGGGCGCTATCAGAACACCGGGCAGGTGTGTGCCGCGGCCAAGCGCTTTATCGTCGAAGCGGGAATTGCCGATGAGTTTACCCGTCGGTTTGTCGCCGCCACTGCGGCGCTGAAGATGGGCGCACCCGATAACGAGGAGAACTACCTCGGGCCGATGGCGCGTTTCGATCTGCGCGATGAGCTGCATCAGCAGGTGCAGGCGACGCTTGCCGAAGGCGCAACCCTGCTGCTGGGCGGCGAGAAGGTGGCCGGGGCAGGGAACTACTATGCGCCGACCGTGCTGGGCAACGTTACCCCGAACATGACCGCGTTTCGTCAGGAGATGTTCGGCCCGGTAGCGGCCATCACAGTAGCAACCGATGCCGATCACGCGCTGGCCCTGGCCAACGATAGCGATTTTGGCCTGTCGGCAACGGTGTTTAGCGCAAGCCAGGAGGCCGCGGATCGCTTTGCCCGTCAGCTTGAGTGCGGCGGGGTGTTTATCAACGGTTACAGCGCCAGCGATGCCCGCGTGGCGTTTGGCGGGGTGAAAAAGAGCGGCTTTGGCCGGGAGCTGTCGCACTTTGGTTTGCATGAGTTCTGTAATGTGCAGACGGTGTGGAAAGATCGGGTTTAA
- a CDS encoding bestrophin family protein, with protein MIVRPQQHWLRLIFVWHGSVLTKIFSRLFLNFLLSIVVILMLPWYTSLGIRLTVAPFSILGVAIAIFLGFRNNACYARYVEARQLWGQLMIASRSLFREVKNTLPDDPALGEFVRLQIAFAHCLRMTLRKQPQADKLSTYLSPENLRVAMDSSSPANRILLIMGEWLAVRRRSGELSDILFHSLNIRLNDMSTVLAGCERIANTPVPFAYTLILHRTVYLFCIMLPFALVSDLHYMTPFVSVLISYTFISLDTLAEELEEPFGTENNDLPLDAICNAMEIDLLQMNDEQDIPTRKLPDKYYQLT; from the coding sequence ATGATCGTTCGACCCCAACAGCACTGGTTGCGCCTTATTTTTGTCTGGCACGGTTCCGTGCTGACCAAAATCTTCTCCCGTTTGTTCCTCAACTTCTTGCTCTCCATCGTGGTGATCCTGATGTTGCCCTGGTACACCTCGCTGGGCATCAGGCTGACGGTTGCACCGTTCAGCATTCTTGGGGTTGCCATCGCCATCTTCCTCGGTTTTCGCAATAACGCCTGTTACGCCCGCTATGTTGAAGCGCGGCAGCTGTGGGGGCAGTTGATGATTGCCTCGCGCTCCCTGTTCCGGGAGGTGAAAAACACGCTACCGGACGACCCGGCGTTAGGGGAGTTTGTTCGTCTGCAGATCGCTTTCGCCCACTGCCTGCGCATGACCCTGCGCAAACAGCCGCAGGCCGACAAGCTTTCAACGTACCTGTCGCCTGAAAACCTGCGCGTGGCAATGGATTCCAGCTCGCCCGCGAACCGCATTCTGCTGATTATGGGCGAATGGCTGGCGGTAAGACGCCGCAGCGGTGAGCTGTCGGATATTCTGTTCCACAGCCTGAACATTCGTCTCAATGATATGTCCACCGTGCTGGCCGGCTGCGAGCGCATCGCTAACACCCCGGTGCCGTTTGCCTACACGCTGATCCTCCACCGCACGGTCTATCTGTTCTGCATCATGCTGCCGTTCGCGCTGGTCAGCGACCTGCACTACATGACGCCGTTTGTTTCAGTCCTGATCTCCTACACCTTTATCTCGCTCGATACCCTTGCGGAAGAGCTCGAGGAGCCGTTCGGTACCGAGAATAACGACCTGCCGCTGGATGCCATCTGTAACGCGATGGAGATCGATCTGCTGCAGATGAACGATGAGCAGGATATCCCGACGCGCAAACTGCCGGATAAGTATTACCAGCTGACGTAA
- a CDS encoding GGDEF domain-containing protein, with product MPSANTRTFTLFDPQSPFRNAAGIFVLTTLFYFIGAQLRLVESLSMFWPLNGVMAGLFARYAYLNRLHYYAVSYIAMLLYDLITTNWGITSLGINLSNMVFIVIVALLVQRDKRLKNTTPDPVNALRLFNYCLLAALLCALVGAAVSGGVDSRDFWPLVADWFSEQFSTGVLIVPCMLTITWPRFNRAMRADHLMPVVVLIVSVVASVAIGGAGALAFPMPALIWCAVRYSLPATCLLTFVTGAVEITLVGNAIITIVATTPITTPMMFSARLGIATMAICPVMVSVSMAAINSLIRQVSLRADYDYLTQVYSRSGLYEALKNSEGKRSSPRLTVMLLDIDYFKSINDNYGHECGDTVLAAFARKVQETVGSEGLVARMGGEEFAVVVNSASAERGYALAERIRTTVEQHPFDWRGQSLFLTVSIGLGSGKSEPSQLTDVFNRLMTEADDYLYRSKKAGRNRTSARMTEIKTAEQNATATEQL from the coding sequence ATGCCTTCTGCTAACACCAGAACATTCACATTATTTGACCCGCAATCCCCGTTCCGAAATGCAGCGGGTATATTTGTATTAACCACGCTGTTCTATTTTATTGGCGCGCAGCTGCGTCTGGTGGAATCCCTGTCGATGTTCTGGCCGCTGAATGGCGTGATGGCGGGCCTGTTTGCTCGTTACGCTTACCTGAACCGGCTGCACTATTACGCAGTATCCTATATTGCCATGCTGCTGTATGACCTTATCACCACCAACTGGGGCATTACCTCGCTGGGTATTAACCTGTCGAATATGGTGTTTATCGTTATTGTTGCCCTGCTGGTCCAGCGTGATAAACGGCTAAAAAATACCACTCCGGATCCGGTGAATGCGCTGAGGCTGTTTAACTATTGTCTGCTGGCCGCACTGCTGTGTGCTCTGGTCGGGGCGGCAGTGTCGGGCGGGGTGGACAGTCGCGACTTCTGGCCACTGGTCGCCGACTGGTTTAGCGAACAGTTCTCCACCGGGGTGTTAATCGTGCCCTGCATGCTGACCATCACCTGGCCCAGGTTCAACCGGGCTATGCGTGCCGATCACCTGATGCCGGTCGTTGTGCTGATCGTCTCCGTCGTGGCCTCGGTGGCGATCGGCGGGGCCGGTGCGCTGGCGTTTCCGATGCCGGCGCTGATCTGGTGTGCGGTGCGCTATTCGCTGCCGGCCACCTGTCTTCTGACCTTTGTTACCGGCGCGGTGGAGATCACCCTGGTCGGCAACGCCATTATTACCATTGTGGCGACGACGCCGATCACCACGCCGATGATGTTCTCGGCCAGGCTTGGGATCGCCACCATGGCCATCTGTCCGGTCATGGTGTCGGTGAGCATGGCGGCCATCAACTCGCTGATCCGCCAGGTCTCCCTGCGCGCCGATTATGACTATCTGACCCAGGTTTACTCCCGCTCCGGGCTCTATGAGGCGCTTAAAAACAGTGAAGGTAAGCGCAGTAGCCCGCGTCTGACGGTGATGCTGCTGGATATCGACTATTTCAAAAGTATCAACGACAACTATGGTCACGAGTGCGGTGATACCGTGCTGGCCGCCTTTGCCCGCAAAGTGCAGGAGACGGTGGGTAGCGAAGGGCTGGTGGCGCGGATGGGCGGTGAGGAGTTTGCGGTGGTGGTCAATTCCGCTTCCGCAGAGCGGGGATACGCCCTGGCGGAACGTATCCGCACTACGGTTGAACAACATCCGTTCGACTGGCGCGGTCAGTCGCTGTTTTTAACCGTCAGTATTGGTCTGGGCAGTGGGAAATCGGAGCCGTCGCAGCTGACGGACGTATTTAATCGTCTGATGACCGAAGCGGATGATTATCTGTATCGTTCGAAAAAAGCAGGCCGAAATCGTACCAGCGCCCGAATGACAGAGATAAAAACTGCCGAACAAAACGCAACGGCTACGGAACAGTTGTAA
- a CDS encoding sensor domain-containing diguanylate cyclase, which produces MYLMRVLGTFLCFLPILSVLLEQQRSGWLIGLLAVNAFVWPTLAWWRARRSPSPLRTEHQNLVFDAGAGGFWIAMMAANPLPSVTIATILLADRLAAGGFPLMKKAGAVMLAVFMASWLTQGMALVPWVSQRTMYATLPLIGIYTVALSVLTNSIAVRLRFKSRELERIAMMDPLLDIANRRLLEKRIDHELHKLQQTCRDSALMFIDIDNFKEVNDRFGHKVGDMLLVTVSQILHIATRQSDTPARLGGDEFVILLPNTTLDEARLVATRIMDAAAVIEDVAEEAVQCTMSIGIACATREMGNVTDWLQAADAALYQAKRDGKNRIFAH; this is translated from the coding sequence ATGTATCTGATGCGAGTGCTTGGAACCTTTCTCTGCTTTTTACCTATCCTCTCTGTCCTGCTGGAACAGCAACGTTCAGGCTGGCTTATAGGTCTTCTGGCGGTCAACGCTTTTGTCTGGCCGACGCTGGCCTGGTGGCGCGCCCGGCGCTCACCCTCGCCGCTGCGTACCGAACATCAGAACCTGGTGTTTGACGCCGGGGCAGGCGGCTTCTGGATCGCCATGATGGCGGCCAACCCGCTGCCCTCTGTCACCATTGCCACGATCTTACTTGCCGACCGGCTGGCGGCGGGTGGTTTCCCGTTGATGAAAAAAGCCGGTGCGGTGATGCTGGCGGTGTTTATGGCCAGCTGGCTGACCCAGGGGATGGCGCTGGTGCCGTGGGTTTCCCAGCGCACTATGTACGCCACGCTGCCGCTGATTGGGATCTATACCGTGGCGCTGAGCGTGCTCACTAACAGCATCGCCGTGCGGCTGCGCTTTAAATCCCGCGAGCTGGAACGTATTGCGATGATGGATCCGCTCCTCGACATTGCCAACCGACGTCTGCTGGAGAAACGCATCGATCATGAGCTGCATAAACTGCAGCAAACCTGTCGCGATTCGGCGCTGATGTTTATCGATATTGACAACTTTAAAGAGGTCAACGACCGCTTCGGCCATAAGGTGGGAGATATGCTGTTAGTGACAGTGTCACAGATACTGCACATCGCCACCCGCCAGAGCGATACCCCAGCGCGTCTGGGCGGGGATGAGTTTGTGATCCTGCTTCCCAACACCACCCTCGACGAAGCACGACTGGTCGCCACGCGGATTATGGATGCGGCGGCGGTAATAGAAGATGTCGCCGAAGAGGCGGTTCAGTGCACCATGAGTATCGGGATTGCCTGCGCCACCCGGGAGATGGGAAATGTTACGGACTGGTTACAGGCTGCCGACGCCGCGCTCTATCAGGCGAAACGCGACGGGAAAAACCGCATATTTGCCCACTAA
- a CDS encoding sensor domain-containing diguanylate cyclase, with protein MKSPTLANNEAERLSALRESGLLEPEKHPVYDRITRLAKRLFSVPVAMINLVDEHVVVVKSADGGDSTNLPRNLSFCGHTVLSKTPLVVQDTLDDPRFADNPLVTDDNPIRFYAGCPLHLPGGATVGSLCIIDHQPRIFSPADIEALADLAALVEVEFAATCARITDDLTGLYNRRGFHHLATYAIRAARRRAEPLTLAWLDLDRFKQINARYGRADGDHALKAVAGLLKSTFREADVLARYGGDEFAILFANSDEKGAWIAMQFLTEQAASWNEHAEYPWALSFSWGVSEFNHDRDDLASWLKTADQMMYSMKQQRGTGC; from the coding sequence ATGAAATCACCAACACTCGCCAACAATGAAGCAGAGCGCCTCAGCGCTTTGCGCGAATCCGGACTGCTCGAACCTGAAAAACATCCGGTTTACGACCGGATCACCCGGCTGGCTAAACGTCTGTTTAGCGTCCCGGTGGCGATGATAAACCTGGTGGACGAGCATGTCGTGGTTGTTAAATCCGCAGACGGTGGCGACAGCACCAACCTGCCGAGAAATCTCTCTTTTTGTGGCCACACCGTCCTCAGTAAAACCCCGCTGGTGGTCCAAGATACCCTGGACGATCCCCGTTTCGCCGATAACCCGCTGGTCACCGACGACAACCCGATCCGGTTTTACGCGGGCTGTCCGCTGCACCTGCCCGGTGGCGCCACGGTGGGCTCGCTGTGCATTATCGATCATCAGCCGCGCATATTTTCGCCCGCCGACATCGAGGCGCTCGCAGACCTGGCCGCGCTGGTCGAGGTGGAGTTCGCCGCAACCTGCGCAAGGATCACTGACGACCTGACCGGGCTCTATAACCGCCGTGGCTTTCATCATCTGGCGACCTATGCCATTCGCGCCGCCCGCCGTCGGGCAGAGCCCCTGACCCTGGCCTGGCTTGATCTCGATCGCTTTAAGCAGATCAACGCGCGCTATGGCCGGGCCGATGGTGACCACGCCCTGAAGGCGGTGGCCGGTCTGCTGAAATCCACCTTCCGTGAAGCCGACGTGCTGGCGCGCTACGGCGGGGATGAGTTTGCCATCCTCTTCGCCAACAGCGACGAGAAGGGGGCGTGGATCGCGATGCAGTTTCTCACCGAACAGGCGGCGAGCTGGAACGAGCATGCCGAATATCCCTGGGCGCTGTCGTTTTCATGGGGAGTGAGCGAATTCAACCATGACCGCGACGATCTGGCGAGCTGGCTGAAAACCGCCGACCAGATGATGTACTCCATGAAACAGCAGCGCGGTACCGGCTGTTGA